The genomic region CTATATAATAATTTTTGACTTGTTCTTTGTCTAGAAATTTGGCTCCAGCATTTCCTACAAGAATAAGTAGAGGAGCCAGTTGGTAGCTTGTCTGTCTTTGTTTACAGAGTTCAATCGTCTCAAGAGCTTCTTGGATGGCTTCGTTATATTTTTCCTTTGATACTAGGTAGTGAGCGTAGTTGTAACGAACTCTGATGTAACCAAATAAAAACTCCTGATGCTCAAAATTTTTTGTCTGATATAACTCCATCAAATGAGAGTAGTTTGCCTCATATTCTTGTTCACGACCCACTAAGGAATAGAAATTAGATAGAGTATTCAACGCCTTTAAATAAATCAGAGTATTTGAAGAGACTTTTAATAATATATTTTCCAATGAAGAAATTGCCTCACACTTACTGTCATATTGATAGAAGTCAATAATAGCTTTAATCCATTCAAGGTAAGTTCGGTCTTCTAGTGTTAGAAAGGTGCTTCGCTCAATCTCTATTCTATAAATATATTCCAAATCGTCATAATTTCTGTCATCTAATAGTCGAGCAGATAATTGCTTGAAATTAGAGAGGTTAGATTTAATTTCAATTTGTTCATTAAAAAAATAATCTAATGGTACTTCAAGTCGTTGTGAGAGTTTGAACAAAAGGTCTGCGGAGGGAATGAAATGCCCTCTCTCAATTTTACTAATCTGGCTTTGTTCACAAATTCCTTCTGCAAGAGTTTGTTGGGAGAGACCTAACTCTTTTCTCTTTACTCTGAATTTCTCAGCGAGTGTATTCATAAAAGATAATAATCCTTCCTATTTGCTTAATTTCATTATAAAATTTTTAGTTCAAAATAGCAAGTTAAAGGAATAAAAAATTCTTTATGGTAATAATAAGAAAAAAAAGTTCAAAATACAATAAAAACAATTGGCTAATTAAAATATATATGTTAGAATAAAAATAAGGAAACAGAAAGGGGTTTCAGTGCAAGAGAAAAAAACGCGGAATTAAAAAATTAGCTATATTAGCATTACTAGGTGTTTTTACGTTTAGTAATACAATTCCTTACCAACAGTTTATTCAGAAGAATAAACAATTGGAGATTCGAGTGCAATCACAAAAGAAGTCCAATTGTCTTGATGTTGGGAAGGCAGATTAGTAAGTTTATCCTAATAATTAAGACTTTCATGTTTTTTTGCAGTTAAGAAATTTTAGTAATGCCAGACGTGTCTAATACCTAGAATACGATTAGGAACGAAAATAACTGACCAGTATTTTATATTTATTAGTGTTATTAACTATGTTCTAGTTTCTTTGCTGTTGTTACTGGAATTAAAAAAACTTAATGTGCCAAATAAAGTTAATATTTTATTGGCGAGTCTTATTTTTTTAGGGAATAGCTTAACGATTTTATACATGATGTTATAATTTAGATGAGGTGTTAACATGAGAGCCAGATCAATAGTTAATATAAAAAATTTAACCAAGCAGTATGGGGATTTTCAATTGCAAGTCCGTAACTTAGAGATTCCAGAAGGTAAGGTTATTGGACTGATTGGTGAAAACGGAGCTGGTAAATCTACTTTACTGAATCTGATTTTAAATCAACTACAGATTGAGAAGGATAGTATAAGGGTTTTTGAACAAACTTATTCAGAGCATGAGCAAGATATTAAATCGAAACTAGGGGTTGTCTTAGAGCAAAACTTTTTTCCAGTTTCATTTTCGGTGGAGCAAGTTGAAAGAATGATGAGCATGATTTATCCTAGTTGGGATAAAAAGTTATTTTACACTTTTATTCAAAAGTTTAACTTACCATCTCAAAAACAGATGAAAGAATTTTCCAGAGGAATGGTGGTGAAACTTAATTTTGCGTCTGCACTCGCTCATCGCCCGAGACTATTAATTGCAGATGAGGCCACAAGTGGCTTGGATCCTATTGTTAGGCGAGAGATCTTATCTATTTTAGAAGAGTATGTTAAAAAAGAGAATATGACCGTAATCTTATCTTCACATATTTTGAGTGACTTAGAACAGGCGGCAGATTATTTTATTTTTATCCATAATGGGGAGATTCTTCTAGAGGGAGACAGAGAAAATTTACTGAACCGATTTATGATTAAAACAGAAATAAAGAACAATATGGATCAAGTAGACATTTATTATAAATTAGAAGAGGGTGATAGTGTTCGATATTTAGTAGTTGTATCTGACAAGAGTAAGGACGAGAGTAATTATGCAACGCTTTGGGAAATTTTATTATTTTTAGTCAAAGGAGAACGAATAAATGAAAGGACTACTATATAAAGATGCGCAACTTATTTTAAATAAAGTAAAGATAATTAATAGAATATTTATTGCCTTAGCCTTATTCTTAATTACAATCTTTGCAAGAGAATCGGGGACAATTTTTTTACTAATAGTGTTACCAATAAGTTTAGCTTCTCTTCCCACAGCTTTAGTTGTATCAGATAGTGAGAATGGTTGGAATCAATTTGTAGGAGTTTTTCCAATTTCAAAATCTAAGATAATTTTAGCGAGGTATCTCTCTTGTATTTCTTTTATTCTTTTGGTAAGTTCTATAGTATTGAGTTTAAGTCTTGCTACCCATGTCATGTTTAATCAATACAGTCTCAATCTACATTTAATTATGGCATTGATTGGAATAATCTTTGGAATCATGTATGTAGCCTTATTGCTTCCTTCCGTATATGCCTTTGGTGCTTTTGGAAATACGATTGTCAATATACTGGTACTATCGTTAGTTATGGGATTAGTGTATGGTCTTCAGAAAACGACTTTCGGCATGATTTTCATTAACTGGATTAGTTCAGCTAATCATTTCCTTCTAGTTATAAGTATCATAATTTTGGCCAGTATCATGATTGGGGTTTCTTTTATACTTTCAACTAAAATCTATTGTAAAATATTTATGAAGTAAAGGAGCAGTGCTATGAATAATAAGAAAATATGTCGTCTAATATCTATATGTTTAGCAATCTTTTCAGCTGTTCTTGCAGTCGTTTTATTTGCATGGGGAGAAAGAGGGCAAGTTTTTATAGCTATGGTACCTCTCTTTTTATCAAAGTTCGTAGATAATATTGGAAAAAATAAATGACGAATGACTGTGCTTGGTAGGTAAAATGAAGTTGGTGTTTTGAGGCTGGGCAAAAACTCAATTAGAGGAGAAAATAAAGCAAATTTTCTAACAATAAAACGCATAATATCAAGGATTTTTAACACTTGATATTATGCGTTTTCTGATTTTAAAGACTTTTTGTCCTATGAGTATGTTATATATCTAGGTAAAAATTATTTAAAAACTATTGCAAATTAACCTTGTTTTTCAAAATATAGTAGGTTCCGAGGTAAAAAATAGCTATGAATATGAGTTCTTCAAAAATGCCCGTACTTGCTCCCATATAGAAATTATCATTAAATCCTGCAAGTGAATTGACATAGAAGTTAGTACTGGTATTGAAGAAAACTCCAATAAATCCTATGACGATTTGGATCCCAATGTAGGCTACAACAGCGAGTGCGGTACGGTATTCGTTGAAAAGCTGTCCAATGGAAATAGCCAAGTAGATGCAGAGGATTCCAGAAATGGTATTTAGTAGGAAGGATAAGACAGTAAGACTAAAGCCGGTAAAATGTTCTGCAACAAATGACAGAAGAGTAGAAAGTTGAACTGCATCAGAATTTGTTGACAATAAGATAATATAGATACATAGGAGTAAGACAGCAGTGCTAATCAACGACCAGATAAAGGCACCGATTAGTTTGGCTGTGATGATATGGTGTTCAGAAACTGGCAAGGTTAAAGTCAGATAGCCTTGTCGGTCATAGACACTTCCTTTGAATCGTTTAATAATCAAGAAGATAGTTGAAATCACAAGTGTAACCATCAAACCACCAAAGACAGTAGATAGAAAAAAAAGTAGAACAGATAGATTTTTTTCAGGTAGTTTGATTAAGGATTGTGTCTGAATTCCAATAAGAACAGAGAGGAAGAGAACAGCGCCATAAAGAGCTAAATACCACTTGTTAACATTTTTAAATTCGTAGCGAACTAAATTCCAAAACATAATAATCTCCTTTACTTAGGCCTTAAATTCCTGACGGAAGAGTTGGTCAATGGATTCACCTGACTCATAGCGAATGTCATCTACATTGCCTTGACGGACGACTTTTCCGTCCTTAAGGAAGACAATTTCATCTAAGATTGGCTCGATATCAGAAATTAAGTGGGTAGAAATCAAAACGGTAGAAGTTGGGGAGTAGTTGTTGATAATGGTATTGAGGATATACTCACGGGCTGCTGGGTCCACTCCACCAATGGGTTCGTCTAAAACGTAGAGACGAGCATCACGACTCATAACCAAAATCAGTTGTACCTTTTCCTTGTTTCCTTTTGATAATTTCTTGAGACGACTATTTTCATCAATGCCGAGGTCTGCAAGTAGATGATGGGCGCGTTCCAGATTGAAATCTTTATAGAAGGTCTTGAAGTAGGTTAGGGCTTCTTTGACCTTCATTTGCTCATTGAGATAGGTTGTATCTGGCAAATAAGCTACGATAGCCTTGGTTGCTGGGCTTGGGTCCATATCGTTGATAAGGACACGTCCTTGATCTGGTTGTAAGAGGCCATTGATTAGTTTAATCAGGGTTGTTTTCCCTGAGCCATTTGGTCCAAGGAGACCAACAATTTTTCCAGCTGGGATGTCAAGAGAAACATTTTCAAGGGCTGGTGTTGCTCCATAAGATTTGGATACATTTTCAAATACTAGTAATGACATAGGCTTAAACTCCTTTAATATAATCGCCGACTACGCCTGGTAGTTCTTCTTTTTCATAGCCAAAATGGGTCATGGAGGAAACGAAGTGTTCCAATTCTTCTTCCGATAATTGTTTGCGCGATTGGGCGATTAGCTCCTTATCCTCAGTCACAAATCGTCCAGTTGTGCGCTTGCTGTAGACAAATCCTTCTCGTTCAAGGTCTGACAAGGCTCTTTGGATGGTGTTTGGATTGACACCGGCCTCGCTTGCTAGCTCTCTCACGGTTGGAAGTTGTTGATTGGGTTCCAGTGTATGGGAAACAATCTGAAGCTTGATTTTCTCCATAATCTGTAAATAGATGGGTTTTTTGTTGTCAAATGTCCAGGACATCTTGGTCTCCTTTCTTTTATCCTTTTGTCTTAATTAAATAATACAACAAAACAAAAAACTTGTCAAGCAAAAAGAAGAATTGTTTTGGGAATCGTTTAAAAAATGGTATAATGAAAAGAAAACGATAAGGAGGGAAAGGATGCGTTGTCCAAAATGTGGGGCTACCAAGTCAAGTGTTATCGATAGTCGCCAAGCAGAAGAAGGGAACACTATTCGTAGAAGACGTGAGTGCGATGAATGCCAGCACCGTTTTACAACCTACGAACGAGTAGAAGAAAGAACCTTAGTGGTTGTTAAAAAAGATGGCACACGGGAACAATTCTCTAGAGATAAAATCTTTAATGGAATTATCCGCTCAGCCCAGAAACGTCCTGTGTCAAGTGATGAAATCAACATGGTAGTCAATCGTATCGAACAGAAACTCCGTGGTCGAAATGAAAATGAAATTCAAAGTGAGGACATTGGTTCACTCGTCATGGAGGAGTTGGCTGAGTTAGACGAGATTACCTATGTACGTTTTGCCAGTGTCTATCGTAGTTTTAAGGATGTTAGTGAGTTAGAGAGCCTGCTCCAACAAATCACCCAGTCCTCTAAAAAGAAAAAGGAAAGATAAATGAAGCCAATTGACCGTTTTTCTTATCTAAAGAATAATCGGGTGTCGCAAGATACCTCATCTCTGGTACAGTGCTACCTCCCGATTATCGGTCAGGAGGCACTGAGCCTTTATCTTTATACGATTAGTTTTTGGGATAATGGCAGAAAGGAATACCTTTTTTCAAGCATTCTCAATCATCTCAATTTTGGGATGGACAGACTTTTAAAATCTTTGAAAATCCTATCTGCTTTTAATCTCTTGACCCTCTATCAAAAGGGTGATACCTATCAGATAGTTATCCATGCTCCTCTTTCAAGTCAAGATTTCTTGGAGCATCCTGTTTATCGTAGACTTTTAGAGAAAAAGATTGGCGACTCGGCTGTGGAGGATTTGAAAGTTGAAAGTGCTGATGGTGAAGAAATACCTGTCTCACTCAATCAAGTCTTTCCAGACTTGGCAGAACAGGGAAGTCAAGAAGACCTTGGTCTCAAGAAGAAAGTGGCCAACGATTTTGACTTGGACCATTTTCGCCAGCTTATGGCTCGAGATGGACTTCGTTTTGCAGATGAGCAGTCCGATGTCTTGAACCTCTTTGCCATCGCTGAGGAGAAGAAATGGACTTGGTTTGAAACCTATCAACTGGCTAAGTCAACAGCTGTTTCCCAGGTTATTTCAACCAAGCGTATGCGGGAAAAAATTGCTCAAAAACCTGTTTCCTCTGACTTTAGTCCTAAGGAAACGACCATTATCAAAGAGGCTAAAAGTAAAACTGCCCTGCAGTTCTTGGCAGAAATCAAGCAAACACGCAAGGGGACCATTACCCAAACAGAAAGAGACCTCTTGCAACAGATGGCTGGCTTGGGTTTGCTGGACGAAGTCATCAATATCATTCTCTTATTGACCTTTAATAAGGTCGATTCGGCAAATATCAATGAGAAATATGCCATGAAAGTGGCCAATGACTATGCCTATCAAAAGATACATTCGGCAGAAGAGGCGGTCTTACGCATCCGTGAGCGAGGACAGAAGAATCAGGCTCAAAAAAGCAGTAAACCGAGTCCTACCAAGTCCAATGTACCCAAGTGGAGCAATCCAGATTATAAGAATGAAACCAGCGAGGAAACTCGTCTGGAACTAGAACGTAAGAAACAAGAACTATTAGCTCGATTAGAAAAAGGAGGAGATTAGATGGAAAGTGTCGGAGACGTACTCAAACGTCAACCTAGCCGTTTTCATTATCAAGATTTGGTCCAGAAAATCATGAAGGATCCTGATGTTGCGGCCTTTATCCAGCAAGAATCCCTCAGCCCAGAGGAATTGAATCGCAGTATCTCCAAGTTTAATCAGTACATCACCGAGCGTGATAAGTTTCTTCGTGGTGATACGGATTATATTGCCAAAGGCTATAAGCCTATTTTGGTTATGAATCATGGTTATGCGGACGTTTCTTATGAGGAAACTCCTGAACTAATCGCGGCCGAAAAAGAAGCGGCTATTAAGAACCGTCTCAAGTTAATCAATCTGCCAGCCAGTCTCAGGAAAGCTAGTTTGGCTCAAGTTGACTTGGATGATTTGGAGCGCTTGCCAGTTTTTGAAAAGCTATTAGCCTTCGTGGAGCAATATCCAGCTATTCGAAAAGGTCTTTACTTATATGGAGACTTTGGTGTGGGTAAAAGTTTCATGGTGGCTGCCTTAGCCCATGATTTATCAGAAAAACGCGGTGTTTCATCCACTCTGCTCCACTATCCTAGCTTTGTCATTGATGTCAAAAATGCTATCGGTGATGGCAATGTCAAGACCTTGGTGGATGAGATTAAGCTTTCTGAAGTCCTGATTTTAGATGATATTGGTGCCGAGCAATCAACAGCTTGGGTACGTGATGAAATCCTGCAGGTCATTCTTCAATATCGGATGCAGGAAAATTTACCGACCTTTTTCACCTCCAACTTCAACTTTGAAGAATTGGAGCAGCATTTCGCTAAAGGGAAACATGGAAATGACGAAACCTGGGAAGCCAGACGCGTCATGGAACGCATCCGTTATTTGGCTGAGGAGACTCGTTTAGAAGGAGTAAACCGTCGATGACAGAAACGATTAAACTGATGAAAGCTCATAAGTCTGTTCGAAGATTTAAAGAGCAAGCCCTCCCTCAGGAAGACTTGACTGAAATCCTGACAGCAGCCCAAATGGCCTCGTCTTGGAAGAATTTCCAATCCTACTCTGTGATTGTGGTACGAAGTCAAGAGAAGAAAGATGCCTTGTATGAATTGGTGCCTCAAGAAGCCATTCGCCAGTCAGCTGTTTTCCTTCTCTTTATCGGAGATTTGAACCGTGCAGAAAAGGGAGCACGACTCCATACCGATACATTCCAACCCCAAGGTGTGGAAGGTCTCTTGATTAGTTCGGTCGATGCGGCCCTTGCTGGTCAAAATGCCCTGCTGGCAGCTGAAAGTTTGGGCTATGGAGGTGTCATCATTGGCTTGGTGCGGTACAAGTCAGAAGAAGTAGCAGAACTCTTTAATTTGCCTGACTACACCTATCCTGTCTTTGGGATGGCACTAGGAATATCAAATGAAGAACATGAAGTCAAACCTCGCTTGCCATTGAATCAAGTGGTATTTGAGGAAGAATACCAGGAGCAATCTGTTGAAATCATCAAAGATTATGACCGTGTGCAGACAGACTATGCTGGGGCGCGTGCGACCACAAGCTGGAGTCAACGTCTAGCAGAACAGTTTGGTCGAGCTGAACCAAGCTCAACTAGAAAAAATCTTGAACAGAAGAAGTTATTGTAGAAAGTGAGAAATTATGGCCCTACCAACTATTGCCATTGTAGGACGTCCCAATGTTGGGAAATCAACCCTATTTAATCGGATCGCTGGTGAGCGAATCTCCATTGTGGAAGATGTCGAAGGAGTGACACGTGACCGTATCTATGCGACGGGTGAGTGGCTCAATCGTTCTTTTAGCATGATTGA from Streptococcus mitis NCTC 12261 harbors:
- a CDS encoding helix-turn-helix domain-containing protein; the protein is MNTLAEKFRVKRKELGLSQQTLAEGICEQSQISKIERGHFIPSADLLFKLSQRLEVPLDYFFNEQIEIKSNLSNFKQLSARLLDDRNYDDLEYIYRIEIERSTFLTLEDRTYLEWIKAIIDFYQYDSKCEAISSLENILLKVSSNTLIYLKALNTLSNFYSLVGREQEYEANYSHLMELYQTKNFEHQEFLFGYIRVRYNYAHYLVSKEKYNEAIQEALETIELCKQRQTSYQLAPLLILVGNAGAKFLDKEQVKNYYIEARELCKIYNNPLMLMKIENYLKELDTV
- a CDS encoding PhrA family quorum-sensing system peptide — its product is MKKLAILALLGVFTFSNTIPYQQFIQKNKQLEIRVQSQKKSNCLDVGKAD
- a CDS encoding ABC transporter ATP-binding protein, whose protein sequence is MRARSIVNIKNLTKQYGDFQLQVRNLEIPEGKVIGLIGENGAGKSTLLNLILNQLQIEKDSIRVFEQTYSEHEQDIKSKLGVVLEQNFFPVSFSVEQVERMMSMIYPSWDKKLFYTFIQKFNLPSQKQMKEFSRGMVVKLNFASALAHRPRLLIADEATSGLDPIVRREILSILEEYVKKENMTVILSSHILSDLEQAADYFIFIHNGEILLEGDRENLLNRFMIKTEIKNNMDQVDIYYKLEEGDSVRYLVVVSDKSKDESNYATLWEILLFLVKGERINERTTI
- a CDS encoding ABC-2 transporter permease; amino-acid sequence: MKGLLYKDAQLILNKVKIINRIFIALALFLITIFARESGTIFLLIVLPISLASLPTALVVSDSENGWNQFVGVFPISKSKIILARYLSCISFILLVSSIVLSLSLATHVMFNQYSLNLHLIMALIGIIFGIMYVALLLPSVYAFGAFGNTIVNILVLSLVMGLVYGLQKTTFGMIFINWISSANHFLLVISIIILASIMIGVSFILSTKIYCKIFMK
- a CDS encoding ABC transporter ATP-binding protein — protein: MSLLVFENVSKSYGATPALENVSLDIPAGKIVGLLGPNGSGKTTLIKLINGLLQPDQGRVLINDMDPSPATKAIVAYLPDTTYLNEQMKVKEALTYFKTFYKDFNLERAHHLLADLGIDENSRLKKLSKGNKEKVQLILVMSRDARLYVLDEPIGGVDPAAREYILNTIINNYSPTSTVLISTHLISDIEPILDEIVFLKDGKVVRQGNVDDIRYESGESIDQLFRQEFKA
- a CDS encoding GntR family transcriptional regulator codes for the protein MSWTFDNKKPIYLQIMEKIKLQIVSHTLEPNQQLPTVRELASEAGVNPNTIQRALSDLEREGFVYSKRTTGRFVTEDKELIAQSRKQLSEEELEHFVSSMTHFGYEKEELPGVVGDYIKGV
- the nrdR gene encoding transcriptional regulator NrdR, whose amino-acid sequence is MRCPKCGATKSSVIDSRQAEEGNTIRRRRECDECQHRFTTYERVEERTLVVVKKDGTREQFSRDKIFNGIIRSAQKRPVSSDEINMVVNRIEQKLRGRNENEIQSEDIGSLVMEELAELDEITYVRFASVYRSFKDVSELESLLQQITQSSKKKKER
- a CDS encoding replication initiation and membrane attachment family protein, which encodes MKPIDRFSYLKNNRVSQDTSSLVQCYLPIIGQEALSLYLYTISFWDNGRKEYLFSSILNHLNFGMDRLLKSLKILSAFNLLTLYQKGDTYQIVIHAPLSSQDFLEHPVYRRLLEKKIGDSAVEDLKVESADGEEIPVSLNQVFPDLAEQGSQEDLGLKKKVANDFDLDHFRQLMARDGLRFADEQSDVLNLFAIAEEKKWTWFETYQLAKSTAVSQVISTKRMREKIAQKPVSSDFSPKETTIIKEAKSKTALQFLAEIKQTRKGTITQTERDLLQQMAGLGLLDEVINIILLLTFNKVDSANINEKYAMKVANDYAYQKIHSAEEAVLRIRERGQKNQAQKSSKPSPTKSNVPKWSNPDYKNETSEETRLELERKKQELLARLEKGGD
- the dnaI gene encoding primosomal protein DnaI codes for the protein MESVGDVLKRQPSRFHYQDLVQKIMKDPDVAAFIQQESLSPEELNRSISKFNQYITERDKFLRGDTDYIAKGYKPILVMNHGYADVSYEETPELIAAEKEAAIKNRLKLINLPASLRKASLAQVDLDDLERLPVFEKLLAFVEQYPAIRKGLYLYGDFGVGKSFMVAALAHDLSEKRGVSSTLLHYPSFVIDVKNAIGDGNVKTLVDEIKLSEVLILDDIGAEQSTAWVRDEILQVILQYRMQENLPTFFTSNFNFEELEQHFAKGKHGNDETWEARRVMERIRYLAEETRLEGVNRR
- a CDS encoding NADPH-dependent oxidoreductase, whose protein sequence is MTETIKLMKAHKSVRRFKEQALPQEDLTEILTAAQMASSWKNFQSYSVIVVRSQEKKDALYELVPQEAIRQSAVFLLFIGDLNRAEKGARLHTDTFQPQGVEGLLISSVDAALAGQNALLAAESLGYGGVIIGLVRYKSEEVAELFNLPDYTYPVFGMALGISNEEHEVKPRLPLNQVVFEEEYQEQSVEIIKDYDRVQTDYAGARATTSWSQRLAEQFGRAEPSSTRKNLEQKKLL